From Ardenticatenales bacterium:
GGAGGTAGGTTGTGCGGCAGGTCATAATAGAGCGTAACCTGCCGCCCGCGCGCGTTGCCCTCATGGACAATGCCGGCATTCCTCAACTGTTCCTCCGCATTCCTCACGGGGCCGGCCCGCTCTTGAAATAGGCTGGCAGCCTCCCCCGTGCGCAGTTCAATAATCGCAATCAGATCGTCTACCAGACGAATCAGGCGCTGGCAGCCCTCCTGAATCCCCTGTAAATACGCCTGCAACGCCTCCGTACTTTCCCACCGGTTCACCCCCTCCGCCAGCAACTCATTATACGCCGTCACATAAGTCAGGGGCGTGCGAAATTCATGATTCAGCACCAACAAAATGCTATCCTTCAATTCCGCCAGGTTTTTCTCCCGCGCCTGTCGCAGTTGAAATGTGCGCGCAAGCTGACTCTTCACCAACGAAAGCAAATCCGCCGCCTCGAATGGCTTGGAAATGTACAGTTCCGCCCCCAGCGTGCGCCCGCGCAGAATATCTTGCTTGTCCCCCTTGGCCGTGAGGAAGATGAGAGGGATATGCAGCCACTCTGGATGCTGTCGCACACGCACGAGAAACTCCAACCCATTCATCAACGGCATCATAATGTCCGAAATAATCAGGTCCGGCGCGTGGGTGGACATTTGCTCCAACCCCTCCAGGCCGTTGGTAGCCCGGATAACCTCCACGTTATACCCAAACTCTGCCAACTCTAACAGATCCGCCGTCCCTTCTAGAAGGTACAAGTCGTCTTCGATTAACAGGATTCTTGCGGAAACAACCATAATCTATCGCCAGGATCGTGCAAAGGGGCGCATATCTCCGGGTCTGGAGATTGGACCAATCTCACGCGCTCAATGGCCATTTTCACCAGAGAAAATTGGTCCAATCTGGCTTAGCAGTTACTTCATAAAAAGGATGCGGAAAGTCATCGTCAGGTTGCGGGATCGAAAAGGAAACCGTTGCGTTGTCCTCCGCAAGTTCCGCTCCTCAATCATTCACGCAAACGCTTGCCGTCGTCAGAACAAGCGGCATTATAGCATAATCATGCCAAAATTATTCGGACCCGACGTTGTTTAATGCCCCGTGCCGGCATCATCCCCTGGCCTTCCTATGCGCCGCACTCCCCCGCGCGGCAATCAGTCAAACATGATCTACATCCAGCCGAACGAACAAGTCGTGCGACGTACCGGAATTGGCACGTCGCACGAATCTCTTGCCGCGTTCTGCGAGTGGGCATTCATTGCTACAGGCTTGTACGCAAACGGCGGGCCAACGCCAGCACAAAGATGGACACAAAAGCCAGGCCGATGGCGCTCCACACGCCGATTCCCGTTGTGGGTAGCGTGCCCGTGCCCGCCGTGGTCCCGGTGATGGGTGTGGGCGTGACCACCACGCCACCGCCGGCAGTGCCGCCGCTCGCGGTGCCACCGCCAACGGAATTGTCGCCGGCGCTGCCCGTGTCGCTGCCGGTTCCCGTGCCGTTGCCGGCAGTGACCGTGCCGGAGAAATCCGGCGTGGGGGTGGCGAACAGATCAACCACCACGACGGGCGTCTCCGTCGGCTCAGGTGTGTTCGTGGCCGTCGGTTGCGGCGTGTCGGTCGGACGTGGCGTCTGCGTCGGGCGCGGCGTTTGCGTCGGACGCGCCGCTTCCGTAGCCCGCGCCTCTATGGTCAGCGTGACAAAGGCGTTCTGCGTGGAAATGGCCTCGTTGGTGGCTTCAATAGCCACGCGGGTGGCATCTAGCGTATTCCGGTTGCGCGACGCATAAACGGCCGTGCAGGCGATGGCCAACAGCAAGATGATAACCAGCCCGGCGACAGCATAGAGGAAAGGCCTGTTGGAGGATCCCCCTTCTTCTTCTACCAGAAATTCATCAGAAAAATCATCAGACATCTTCGCTCTCCTTTCGAAAATAGGACGCGGAAAAACGTGGACAAAACATAAATCCGCGAAATCCTGATTGTTTTCATCCAGCGTAGTACGCCCCGCTCATGGGGAACTCCTTGAAAGTAGGGCACGGATGACCGTGGAAGACGCGGATCATACAAGAATCCTTGTTATTTACGAAATCCGCGATGCTGTTTTCATTGCTAAGTAACCGCCCAAAAATAACTGCGCACTTTTTACGGACGGTTACTGACAAGCTGTCCGCACATTTCCGCTAATTTAATTGCGGACAGCCACTAAGGGTTCGCCCAAAATCAACTTTGGACTATCCATCAAATGAGAACCCTTCCCGCGCATCCGTCCATTCCCGAGCGAAGCCTTTATTAACGGATGCACCCTTAGCAGGGGCGGGCATCGTCGCCAGTTGGTGGTTTTCGATTGTTTGTTGACGGTTGGTAACTGCTCACCCTCTCGTGGGCTGAGCTTGTCGAAGCCCGTGTCCGCCCTGCGCTCAAGCAACGGACTGTAGGCTCAGGCAACGGGCCAAGTAGTGACGACCGGTGCTTGTTTCGTGTCGCGCCCCGGGGTGCGGGGAAACTAGCCGCATATCAGGTCCAGATTGGTGTGGGGGACAAAGATGACTTGCCCATCGGGCAGGCGTACGTCCGCTCCGGGCACGCGCGCGCCTAGATCGGTCACGCGCGTGTGCAAATAGATGTTTTCTACCTCGCCCACCTGCCCCTGAAAAGGCGGGCGCAAAATGCGTACTTTCTGCCCCACGTCGATTGTTTCTCCAATACCCGTGTTTTTATTGGATATGTTGGCGGTGGGCAAGGGAATGATTATTTCGGGGCGGCTGTGGTGGCGGGTGGGTTGCCGGCAAAACAGCGCGGACACACGTTCGGTGGATTGTTGCAGCAGGTCGAAGATGGGAGCCGCCATAGGATAGCGGCCAATACCGTCCGTGACCAGAATGGGGAACGAATAGGTGTGTGCTTGCCGGCATAATGCTGCCGGCATACTCCCCACAATCACCCCACGCCCGCCATTATCTTCCAATTGCCGCAGTACCTCCACATTGTCCACATGCCCCGCCACCAGCACCAAGCCACGCGCATCCGCACCCACATGCTGCATCGTCAATGGTGCTTCCGGCGTGTCCACGGCCATATGAATCTTGCCCGTACCGTCTTTGCCCGAATCCCAAACGGCCTGGATTAAGGACCCCTGCGTCTCCAGCAGCACGCCCTGATTGGGGAATACCTGGGCCACTTCCCCCGCCATCAGGGCGCGAAGTTCAAACAGAAGGGTGCGCTTCTGCAAAATGAGCCGCCCGTTGTTCACCTGGTAGAGGATGCCGTCCACGGGGGACTTGACGACTTTGGCGCTGCCCAGGCTGCCTTTTTTCCGCAGCAAGGGGGTCCCTTGTTCAACAACATCTCCCGGCTGAACCAGCAAGTATTGGCCCACTTCCGCGGGCGGAACCCCCAGGACTTTGCTGCCGTAGATGAGCGTAAAACTTGCCTGACGGGGGGTACGGGCGATCACTTGAACGGGGGTGACCTCCTGACCGCGGCGAACGGTGACCTCGCCGGGCGTAGGCAGCAGCCGCTCGCGCAGAATGGTGGTGAGGAGTTTGACGTGGGTAATGCCGGCATAAAACAACATATTCAATAATCCGCGACGCAATCAGGCCGCCTATCCTCCCATGTCCCATAACCATTGGCGCAGCCGCTCGGCGCGCGCCATTGTCTCCGTCGGCAGCGTCAGCGGACGCCCTCTGGCATCCACAATCACTCCCACCAGACCGCCCTGCACCGTCACGCTGTGCCCAACGCCCGGTCCATAGCCAATGTCAAACTGGCGCGACGCCAGCTTAAGCGTCAGCCGGGCCGTCTGGCCTAATGGCAGAGGCAGCACTTCCAGCGCGCCAAATGCCACTTCAACCTCCAGTGCGCCCTGCCCTTCCGCTTCCATGCGCAGTTCCAGCGCCTTCTGCCCCGGTTGTCCGCGCCCGGCCAGGGCAATCACCCAGCCCAGGTCTACCAGCACGCCCCCTTCCAGCGCCTGCACGGCCACCAGGGGTTTGTGTGGGGCCAGGACGCCCAATGCCGGCAAAACGCCATAACGGTCCACGGTCAATGCAAACACACCCGTGGGTTGTAGCGCATCCAGCACCATCAGCGCAATTTGCCCGGGGCGCGGCGTATGGCGGAATATCCCCCCACGCAGCAGCAGCAGATTAAACGGCGGCATCCGATCCTGCGCCCACCCCCAGCTTGCGCCAGCTTGCGCCACCGTCTGCCGCAGCATCTCGCGCGTGATCGCCTGCTCCAGACGCATCTCCGATTCCGTCATGGGCAACGAGAACGGATACAGCGCCTTGTTCATAATGAAATCTTGCAGCGCCGTGTCGTCAACGCCGTTGGCCGGCAGCCACTGCCGCACGCTCTCACTATCCAACATCCGTGGCAGTTGGCTCAATGGTCGCCCCAGCCCCAAATCGGAGCGCACCAACAGGTTGGCGTGCTCCGGCGTGGCGGCGACAAAGGTGACGGTGTTGCTGCCCACATCCACGCCCAGCACGCGCCCGCGGCTGACGGCGGCAAAGTATCGCGTGATGCCGGCAAATGCCTGCGCGGTGGGGACGACGGGATAACGACACCAGGCGGCCACGTCGTCAAATCCGGGCAAGGTACTTACTTTCAGGTCGTCGTAGAGACTGGCGGCCGTCTGGCTGGCTTCGTGCAGTTGCTCCGCTTCCAGCCGCGGGCGTACATTATCCACTGTATGCAGGCTGGCGATCCCGCTCAACCGACTGGCTACGGTGGCCCGCATCTGGCGATTGCCGGCAAAAACCACCTCCGGACGATGCACATCTGTCTGGGCCAGCAGTTCCAACGCCGTGGCCACGGTTTCCACGCTGCGCGTAAGCTGCGTCACATCCCCGCCATCAGTCCCGCCGGCAATAAGAATCAAGTCCGGTCGGTGCTGAATAATCGCGTCGATCTGCTCCGCCTCGCTGCGCGTGTCCGCCAGACTGAGATGGTCCACTTCCTGCGCGTAAACGGTTTGCAAGGCGCGACGGGCGCTGGTCAGGCTCACGTCATCCAGCAGCCCGACCAGGATCGTGCGCAGCGGCGCGGCGGCGCTGACCGCCGCCGCGAAAATGTCCACGCCCGCGCCGGTGTTGGTGGCTGGATTGATGAGCCAGCCCTGGCGGTCAAGTAGGGGGCGCTGCACCAGGTTTGTCAGGCGGGCGATGGCTTGCTGCACACCCGTGGTGGCGTCGTGCCATGGGCTGTCCGTGGTTGTGGCCGCCTGGGCGCAGCCAATGAGACGATAGCTGTTCTCCACGACGTCGAACAGAGCCACGTTGGTGTTCGTGTGGCCGATGTCGGCCACCAGGAACGACTCGCTGATGTGCAGGGTTTCCGGGTCGGGTGTCATGACAACAGGTTGCTGAGAGTGCCGCTGATGGCGTTGATGAAAGTGAGGATACGGTCGGTGAGTAAAACAAGACTGGTGCTGAGAACGCCCGCGAAAATCGCGCCCAACGTGATCATGAGGACACCCTGGCCGATACCGTTGACGACTTGCTGCCAGCGAGGCAGCGTGGCCCAGGCATCGCCGGCGGGCTGCGCGGGCCGCGTGAATCGGAAGTAGAGGAGCATGAAGACGGTGAGGATGGCGCTGAGCAATCCCGCCAATCCCGTGCCCGTGTGCAGCACTTGCGGCAGCAATGTGCCGCTGACCGCGCCTACGAGAGCCACCGCGCCGCCAACGCCGACGAGGATGGCCATGCTGCTGCTGCCCATCCAGGACAGCCGGGGCGCCAGTTTGAAGAGCAGCAAGGTGGCGAACAGGACGGGGATGAGCCAGAGCGCGCCGCCACCGACGGCCCGCATCTGCTCATAGACGGGCCAGATGACTTCCCGCGCGACGATCACGGCGGCATACCCGGCGCTGACGCCGACGAGGATGTGTACGGCCAGGCGGTAGGCGGGATTATCGCGCCACAAGTAGCTGAAGATGAGAAGCGTGAGGATGAAGCCGACCAAAACGTCCATAATCGAAAGGGTGTGAGGCGTCCGTGTTAATGACGTGACCGGCGCGTGAGGCCAGTTGCCAGATAGTAGAGGCTGCCGCCAATGAGCAGGACAATGACGAGCCAGTAAGCCAGTCCTTGCGCGCGGAAACGGGTGGTAAGTGGGCCAGCCGCACCGGTGAGCCGGTTTTCGTAGGCAGCGGCGGCCGGCAGACCGGCGATGAGGCCTTTGAGCTGCCCGCTGGCGTAATAGGGGCCGGCATTGGGGCTGAGCGACTGGGTGACGGCGGCGAGCAGAGGCGTGTCACCGGCAGCGCCGACCTGTTCTACCCAGTTGACGAGGCTCTGGCGGTCGGCGGTGAGCAAAATGGCCAGGCGCACGGGTTCGCCATTGTGGCTGAGGGTGAGGGGAATGCCGGCAGTTGTCTGGCAAACCACGGTCGTTGTGAGGCATTTCCCCAACAAGCGCAGCCCCACAGCCTCGCCCGGCAAATAGCCCAGATTCACGCTTTCCAGCCCCTCCGTTTCCGCCGCGGCCCGCGCCGCCAGCGTCATGCCCGCCGCCGATTGGCTGATGGTCAGCACCGGGCTGCCATTGTCCGCCAACTGGCGTAGCAGCAGCCGCGCCTGTGGTTCCAGTTCGCCGCTCATGGCGGGCGTGTAATCAAAAGCGACCAGCACCGGCTGCCCGGCGGCGGCTTGCACGGTGTCCAGGGCGGCGGCGGCGGCGGCGGGCAGCGGCGGTTCCGCGGCTCCTACCAGACTGCCGGCCAGATCGGGCAGCAGTGCGCCGCCGATGAGGGCGGCCAGCAGGAGGAGCGCCAGTAACAGGCGGCTCCAGGTAGGCAGCGCGGCGGGTTGGGCCGCGGACGCGGCCACTGTCGGCGCGGGCGCGTTCTGGGTGATTTGCCGCAGGAGGCTGGCCTGCTGCCGTTGCGCGGGGGAGACGGTGAATTGGGGTAGGTCGCCGTTGGTTTCCCGTGGCTGCGCCACAATCGGCTCGATGTCGATGACGCCGCGCATGCCGGCAAGGGGGCCGCTTTCCTGGATAGGTTCTTCCGGTTCGTAGGTTTCGCCCGCGCCGCGCAGTTCGCGCGGTTTGAACGGTTGCAGCCAGGCGGGAATCTCGGCGGCTGCCAGTGCGTCTTCGTCCGCGCTCATGCCGGCAAATTCCCTGGCCGGCGGCAGTTCCAAATCGGTGGGCGTGGCCGGGGGCATCTCTCCGAGTATGTCGCTCCACTCATCCCCGGCGCTCAGGTCCAGGTTGCCCGGCTCCGCCGACGTGGTCAGCGCCGCCAGCAGAGCGGCATCGAAATCGCCGGCGTCGGCGGGTTGGAGCCACGTGGGTAATTCGGCGTCCGCGGCGGGTCGTTCTTCTACCGCCGGCGCGAAGAGATCGGCCAGGGAGGATGTGCCGCCGCGCGCCGGGGAGCGGCTAAGGCTATCCTGCAACCATTCTGGCAGTTCGGCGCTGGCGAGTTCTTCCGGCACATCGGCCAGACGGCCTGTATCCGATGGCGGCAGTTCCTCGGCGACCATCCATGATTCTTCCAGCGGCGCCGGTTCGCTTTCTGCCGGCACGTCCTCGCTTTCGCTCTGCTCCGCCAGGGGGATTTGTCGCAGCCAATCAGGGAGCGACGCGCCTTCCTCCAGGGCAAACAGGGCGGCTTCTGCTTCTTCCTCTTCCAGGTCGGTGTCGGCAAACTCCGCCAACCAGTCGGGCATGGCCCCCGCGCCCTGTGTGGCGGATTCGGCGGGTGTTTCCGTTTCCGCTGTGAACAGGTCCAGCCAGTCCGGCAAGTCTGAATCCACGGCATCGGGCGCAAGGACGAGAGGGGCGTCCTCGTCCGCCCCTTCCGCCTGGGAGGGGGCTTCGGCCACGCTCATCCAATCAGGAATATCGGTGAAGGCTTCGTCTTCCGCGTCTTCCTCTGATAGCTCCGCCAGCCAATCGGAGAGGTCGCCTGTCGCCCGCTGTTTCGCCGCCGCGACTTCCGTGTCTGGGGAGTCGGCGGGCAGCGCGTCCAATTCCGCAAGCCACTGCTGCAGGTTGGTGTCGTCGAATTCTTCGTCTTCCGATGACCAATCGCCTTGTTCCGCCGGCAGTGGCGACTCATTCTCCCTGAGGAGGGCGTCTTCGTCATCGTCCATGACGAAAAACGTGGCGTCGTCCGCCGCCGTGGTGGGGGCTTCCGCCGCGGCGGGGGGCATGGCAAATGCTTGCAGCCAATCGGGCAGTTCCGCGTCGGCGGCTGTGGGTTGTTCGTCGGGCAACGTGCCGGCATCTTCGGTGAATGCCGGCATCTGCTCGAGCTGAGACGCTGCCGCGGACGCCCATTCGCCCGCCTCCTCCGCCGGCGCTTCCGCATCAGCAAGCCAGTCGGGAAGAGCCGCCTCGGGTGGCTCTTGAGGAAGCAAATCTTGCGTCTCCGGTTTCATCTCCGCCAACCAGGCGGGTGTTTCGGCGGCGGCGCTGTCCGGCTCAGGGGGCAGGATGGTGATGTCGTCCGCGGCCAGTTCCGCCAGCCAGTCGAAGGATTCTTCGGGCTGTGGTTTAGGCGGCGTGGGCTTTTCTTGCGCGGGTGGCGGCGGTGGGGGGGGCGTTTGCCCGGGCGGCGCGCCAATTTTGCTCTCCGCGATTATCGGGGGCACGTCCAGGTCGCGCAGCCAATCGGGGAGTTCCACGTCCGCCGCGAGCGCCGCGTACAATTCATCTTCGTCCTGCGGCGCCTGTTTTCCGAGGATGCCCGTGCCAGGGGGGGCAAACTCCGTGAGCCAGTCGGGAATGTTGGCAGCGGGATCGAGGTCGGCGGGGCGGGCGTCATCGCGGCGGGGGGGAGGCGGCTGGGTGGAGAGGATGCCCGTGCCGCGCGGGGCGGCGGCGCGCAGCCAATCGGGGAGGTCATCGCGGGGAGAAACGGTCTCGTCGTCCGCATCCAGCCAGGCGTTCAATTCGTCGGTGGCGGGGAAGGGGGTGGATGGTTGTGCGTCGCCGGGTGCGGCGACTGTGTCCTCGCTCAGGTCTTCCAGCCATCGGGCGAAATCGGCGAGGGCCGGGTCGGCGGGCGGCGCGGCGGGTGTGTCGGCGGGCGATGTGGGGGGGGGCGTGGGGGCGACGGGTGGAGATGGGGGCGACATGTCTATGGCGTCGCTCTCTTTGAGCCAATCGGGAATGGCGTGTGGATGCAGGGAGGGAATTGCCAGGTCGTCGGTGTCGCCGCGGGCGCGGCTGGGCAAATTGAAGGCTTTGGGGGGCGCGGGGAGTTCGCGATCTGGCGTGTGTGGCGATTCGGCGACGTCATCTTCAACCAGCCGGGAGCCGCAGAAGTCGCAGTAGAGCAGGTTGAGCGGGTTGTGCTGACGGCAGTTGGGACAAACGATGTGCGTTTCTGGCGGTAGCGGAGAACCGCAGTTGTTGCAGAATTTGCTGCCGGACGGGTTGTGGCCGCCGCATTCGGGACAAAGGATGGCGCTCATTTGTTGTAGGGGCGTTCTGAACCGGCCAGCAGACGCAGGCTCATGGTAATGGTTCCCAGGGCGACACCGATGAGGATGCCGCGAATGCCGGCATTCACGATCACGTCGGAAATCACGGTCTGCACCGTGACAAATAGCGTGCTGACGGAGGCGGGCAGGGGCGCGGCGGCCAGTAAAACGAGGATGGCCGCGAGCAAGAAGAGGGCTGTCCATCTCCGTTGACCGCGCTGCAGGAGACGAATGCCGGCAAACAATAAAAAGAAAGCCAGCATCGCCCCCAATGCCGCCTCCA
This genomic window contains:
- a CDS encoding glutamate mutase L codes for the protein MTPDPETLHISESFLVADIGHTNTNVALFDVVENSYRLIGCAQAATTTDSPWHDATTGVQQAIARLTNLVQRPLLDRQGWLINPATNTGAGVDIFAAAVSAAAPLRTILVGLLDDVSLTSARRALQTVYAQEVDHLSLADTRSEAEQIDAIIQHRPDLILIAGGTDGGDVTQLTRSVETVATALELLAQTDVHRPEVVFAGNRQMRATVASRLSGIASLHTVDNVRPRLEAEQLHEASQTAASLYDDLKVSTLPGFDDVAAWCRYPVVPTAQAFAGITRYFAAVSRGRVLGVDVGSNTVTFVAATPEHANLLVRSDLGLGRPLSQLPRMLDSESVRQWLPANGVDDTALQDFIMNKALYPFSLPMTESEMRLEQAITREMLRQTVAQAGASWGWAQDRMPPFNLLLLRGGIFRHTPRPGQIALMVLDALQPTGVFALTVDRYGVLPALGVLAPHKPLVAVQALEGGVLVDLGWVIALAGRGQPGQKALELRMEAEGQGALEVEVAFGALEVLPLPLGQTARLTLKLASRQFDIGYGPGVGHSVTVQGGLVGVIVDARGRPLTLPTETMARAERLRQWLWDMGG
- a CDS encoding zinc ribbon domain-containing protein, which codes for MSAILCPECGGHNPSGSKFCNNCGSPLPPETHIVCPNCRQHNPLNLLYCDFCGSRLVEDDVAESPHTPDRELPAPPKAFNLPSRARGDTDDLAIPSLHPHAIPDWLKESDAIDMSPPSPPVAPTPPPTSPADTPAAPPADPALADFARWLEDLSEDTVAAPGDAQPSTPFPATDELNAWLDADDETVSPRDDLPDWLRAAAPRGTGILSTQPPPPRRDDARPADLDPAANIPDWLTEFAPPGTGILGKQAPQDEDELYAALAADVELPDWLRDLDVPPIIAESKIGAPPGQTPPPPPPPAQEKPTPPKPQPEESFDWLAELAADDITILPPEPDSAAAETPAWLAEMKPETQDLLPQEPPEAALPDWLADAEAPAEEAGEWASAAASQLEQMPAFTEDAGTLPDEQPTAADAELPDWLQAFAMPPAAAEAPTTAADDATFFVMDDDEDALLRENESPLPAEQGDWSSEDEEFDDTNLQQWLAELDALPADSPDTEVAAAKQRATGDLSDWLAELSEEDAEDEAFTDIPDWMSVAEAPSQAEGADEDAPLVLAPDAVDSDLPDWLDLFTAETETPAESATQGAGAMPDWLAEFADTDLEEEEAEAALFALEEGASLPDWLRQIPLAEQSESEDVPAESEPAPLEESWMVAEELPPSDTGRLADVPEELASAELPEWLQDSLSRSPARGGTSSLADLFAPAVEERPAADAELPTWLQPADAGDFDAALLAALTTSAEPGNLDLSAGDEWSDILGEMPPATPTDLELPPAREFAGMSADEDALAAAEIPAWLQPFKPRELRGAGETYEPEEPIQESGPLAGMRGVIDIEPIVAQPRETNGDLPQFTVSPAQRQQASLLRQITQNAPAPTVAASAAQPAALPTWSRLLLALLLLAALIGGALLPDLAGSLVGAAEPPLPAAAAAALDTVQAAAGQPVLVAFDYTPAMSGELEPQARLLLRQLADNGSPVLTISQSAAGMTLAARAAAETEGLESVNLGYLPGEAVGLRLLGKCLTTTVVCQTTAGIPLTLSHNGEPVRLAILLTADRQSLVNWVEQVGAAGDTPLLAAVTQSLSPNAGPYYASGQLKGLIAGLPAAAAYENRLTGAAGPLTTRFRAQGLAYWLVIVLLIGGSLYYLATGLTRRSRH